A window of the Synechococcus sp. LTW-R genome harbors these coding sequences:
- a CDS encoding cupin domain-containing protein, which yields MTQDNLTQWDPASHGVAEIVAALDLQPHPEGGWYRETFRSALKVRRADGAQRDAFTQILFLLGPGEISRWHRVHHADESWCCLVGDPLALLMLGSGPEGLQEWRLQPGSAQSLVVPAGVWQAARALGRWSLMTCAVAPGFDFADFQLLSELSVAEHPPAALPEYR from the coding sequence ATGACGCAGGACAACCTCACCCAGTGGGATCCGGCCAGCCACGGCGTGGCTGAGATCGTTGCGGCCCTGGATCTGCAACCCCACCCGGAAGGGGGGTGGTATCGCGAGACCTTCCGCAGTGCCCTGAAGGTGCGCCGCGCTGATGGTGCTCAGCGTGATGCCTTTACCCAGATTCTTTTCCTACTGGGGCCAGGGGAGATCAGTCGCTGGCATCGGGTCCACCATGCCGATGAGAGTTGGTGCTGCCTTGTTGGCGATCCCTTGGCGCTTCTGATGCTGGGGTCTGGGCCGGAGGGGCTCCAGGAGTGGCGCCTGCAGCCAGGGTCAGCCCAGAGCCTCGTCGTCCCGGCGGGTGTCTGGCAGGCGGCGCGGGCGTTGGGGCGTTGGAGTCTGATGACCTGCGCGGTGGCCCCTGGTTTTGACTTCGCTGACTTTCAACTCCTCAGCGAACTTTCAGTCGCTGAACATCCACCAGCTGCGCTGCCTGAGTATCGGTAG
- a CDS encoding DUF3493 domain-containing protein translates to MPPESRPPLDPAMKARLLQEARTPWRGLRRGLWLAFTASAGVGLATMAMRSAGGEVVQASDLLIQVSALALFGLLLWRDRSPSVDD, encoded by the coding sequence ATGCCCCCTGAATCCCGTCCCCCCTTGGATCCGGCCATGAAGGCTCGGCTGCTTCAGGAGGCCCGCACTCCATGGCGTGGCTTGCGCCGGGGGCTCTGGCTGGCCTTCACCGCTTCCGCTGGGGTGGGCCTGGCCACGATGGCGATGCGCTCAGCCGGTGGAGAGGTGGTCCAGGCCTCTGACCTCTTGATTCAGGTTTCGGCCCTAGCCCTCTTCGGGCTTCTCCTCTGGCGCGACCGCTCCCCCAGCGTCGACGACTGA
- a CDS encoding YlxR family protein has product MKQQPVLRRCVTCRALLDRQQLLRVIRLAEGGMALDEGMGRSAYLCPTESCFEEAKRRKRLQKALRCQVSDSIYAALEQRLNATS; this is encoded by the coding sequence GTGAAGCAGCAGCCCGTCCTCAGGCGTTGTGTGACCTGCCGAGCGCTGCTGGATCGCCAGCAACTGCTGCGGGTCATCCGCCTGGCCGAGGGCGGAATGGCTCTGGACGAGGGCATGGGCCGATCGGCCTACCTCTGTCCGACCGAGAGCTGTTTTGAGGAAGCCAAACGCCGCAAACGTCTGCAGAAGGCACTCCGGTGCCAAGTGTCAGATTCCATCTACGCGGCCTTGGAACAGCGCCTGAATGCCACCTCTTAA
- the rimP gene encoding ribosome maturation factor RimP has protein sequence MPHPLLPDLQSLACQVAEAAGFQVCGLELLTHRIPMTLLVQLRLADGGDVSLDNCATFSGVLGDAIENSGLLEDAYVLEISSPGVSEELSEDRDFRSFRGFPVSIRYRDAKSGGDSEREGLLLERDGENVLLNVRGRTVRIPRSDVISVKLVTPKEG, from the coding sequence TTGCCGCATCCCCTGCTCCCTGACCTCCAAAGCCTGGCTTGCCAGGTCGCGGAAGCTGCTGGATTCCAGGTCTGCGGCCTTGAACTGCTGACCCATCGGATCCCGATGACGCTGCTGGTCCAGCTGCGTCTTGCCGATGGCGGAGACGTCAGCCTGGACAACTGCGCCACCTTCAGCGGAGTGCTGGGCGACGCCATCGAGAACAGCGGTCTGCTCGAGGACGCCTATGTCCTTGAAATCAGCAGTCCGGGTGTCAGCGAGGAGCTGAGCGAGGACCGTGACTTCCGCAGTTTCCGCGGCTTCCCGGTCTCCATCCGCTACCGCGACGCCAAATCGGGGGGCGACAGCGAGCGTGAGGGCCTCCTGCTCGAACGCGATGGGGAGAACGTTCTCCTCAATGTCCGCGGACGCACTGTTCGCATCCCGCGCTCCGACGTGATCAGCGTGAAGCTCGTCACTCCCAAAGAGGGCTAA
- a CDS encoding 16S rRNA (uracil(1498)-N(3))-methyltransferase, translated as MNIVLLKPEDWIDEQRVLLKDQRATHIRKVLRASAGDTLRVGRLGGACGQGLIESLDAHGVVLSTVLTEAPPRRHPFDLVLALPRPKMLRRILRQCAEFGISHLHLINSARVEKSYWQSPLLQARKVEDALLAGMERARDTIAPQVHLHPRFRPFIEDELPGLAGERPCLITDMAAQQPLGAFAGTPALVMVGPEGGFVPFELELAQANGARPVHLGERTLSVDTALSATLAQGSAVFALRPG; from the coding sequence ATGAACATCGTCCTGCTGAAACCGGAGGACTGGATCGACGAGCAGCGCGTGCTGCTCAAAGACCAGCGGGCCACCCACATCCGCAAGGTGCTTCGCGCCAGTGCAGGGGACACCCTTCGAGTGGGCCGCCTTGGAGGTGCCTGCGGTCAGGGCCTGATCGAATCCCTCGACGCCCATGGCGTGGTGCTGAGCACGGTCCTCACCGAAGCCCCACCCCGACGCCACCCTTTCGATTTGGTGTTGGCTCTGCCCAGGCCCAAGATGCTGCGCCGCATCCTGCGCCAATGCGCTGAATTCGGGATCAGCCACCTCCACCTGATCAACAGCGCGCGGGTCGAGAAGAGCTACTGGCAGAGCCCCCTGCTCCAGGCCCGCAAGGTGGAGGACGCACTGCTCGCCGGCATGGAGCGCGCACGGGACACCATCGCCCCGCAGGTGCACCTCCACCCACGCTTCAGACCCTTCATCGAAGACGAGCTGCCGGGACTGGCCGGGGAACGCCCCTGCCTGATCACCGACATGGCCGCCCAACAGCCCCTCGGAGCGTTCGCGGGCACACCCGCACTGGTCATGGTCGGGCCGGAGGGGGGCTTTGTCCCCTTCGAGCTGGAGCTCGCCCAAGCCAACGGTGCCCGCCCCGTCCATCTGGGGGAGCGGACCTTGAGTGTGGACACGGCCCTCAGCGCGACCCTGGCCCAGGGGTCAGCTGTGTTTGCTCTCCGCCCTGGCTAG
- the infB gene encoding translation initiation factor IF-2 encodes MTSSGKVRIYELSKDLGLENKDVLDAAEKLSIAAKSHSSSISDDEAAQIRSLIKGGGNGSKPAPAAAEPKKAILSVKKAAPAAPAAPGKPAAASPAPAKPAAAAPAPRPQPQAAKPAAPARPASPSAPPSRPAAAQAAKPAAAAKPATQPAAKPAAKPAASAPPSRPAAPSAPPARPAAAKPVAKPAASAPPSRPAAPAPSRPAPAIVSKTPAGAPPARKPAPPVSRPAAGSPQRPGAPTRPAGGGRPQLVSRPQGGQGGARPATPSGRPALSQRPGMPTRPGAPAPTRMGQGGKPAKPTRPQVELVGKPIRRDVGGPAGGGNRPAPPTRPGMPGMRKPVAPGELMQLHKPGARPSAPPPRRPGAPAGAPGAGAGDANRPSATPPSAPRRPNFRAPMPPGGGRPRRPDWDDSARLDALRSRSPQKQRQRVHIIGENDDSLAAQTGGYAGDTDAVVLQASLARPAKPRSAGSAQPKPTVVARKRRKETARQRQRRRAMELRAAREAKQQRPEMLVVPEGNLTVQELADKLGVESSEIIKSLFFKGIIATVTQTLDLPAIETVSKEFGVPVLEDDVEEAAAKTVEMIEESDLAHLIRRPPVVTVMGHVDHGKTSLLDSIRKTRVTAGEAGGITQHIGAYQVEVPHAGEQRKITFLDTPGHEAFTAMRARGTKVTDVAVLVVAADDGVRPQTLEAISHARAAKVPIVVAINKIDKEGASPDRVKQELSSHELVAEDWGGNTVMVPVSAIKGENIDKLLEMILLVTEVEDLQANPDRMARGTVIEAHLDKAKGPVATLLIQNGTLRTGDVLAAGPILGKVRAMVDDNGKRVKEAGPSYAVEALGFSEVPTAGDEFEVYTDEKTARAVVGDRATEARATRLAQQMASRRVSLASMSGQASEGELKELNLILKADVQGSVEAILGSLEQLPQEEVQVRVLLSAPGEVTETDVDLAAASGAVIVGFNTSMAPGAKRAADATGVDVRDYDVIYKLLEDIQMAMEGLLEPELVEEPLGEAEVRAIFTIGKSAVAGCYVTNGKLQRNCKVRVWRGKEKVFEGDLDSLRRAKDDVKEVATGFECGIGCDRFANWAEGDRVEAFKLVTQRRTLSN; translated from the coding sequence ATGACCAGCAGCGGCAAAGTCAGGATTTACGAGCTGTCCAAGGACTTGGGCCTTGAGAACAAGGACGTGCTCGATGCCGCCGAGAAACTGTCGATCGCAGCGAAGAGCCACAGCAGCTCCATCAGCGATGACGAGGCAGCGCAGATTCGCAGCCTGATCAAAGGTGGCGGGAACGGCAGCAAACCTGCTCCGGCAGCGGCCGAACCCAAAAAAGCCATCCTTTCGGTGAAGAAAGCCGCCCCCGCAGCGCCGGCCGCTCCTGGGAAGCCCGCCGCGGCAAGCCCGGCTCCAGCGAAACCTGCTGCTGCGGCCCCCGCTCCTCGGCCCCAGCCCCAGGCCGCCAAGCCCGCTGCCCCAGCTCGTCCGGCTTCGCCCAGCGCCCCCCCGAGCCGTCCTGCCGCCGCTCAGGCTGCCAAACCTGCTGCTGCGGCCAAGCCCGCCACTCAACCCGCGGCCAAGCCCGCTGCGAAACCGGCAGCCAGTGCACCCCCGAGCCGCCCTGCCGCCCCCTCTGCCCCTCCGGCCAGGCCCGCCGCGGCGAAGCCTGTGGCCAAACCAGCGGCCAGTGCGCCACCAAGCCGTCCCGCTGCTCCGGCACCCAGCCGCCCGGCACCGGCGATCGTCTCCAAGACCCCCGCAGGCGCACCACCGGCCCGCAAGCCCGCTCCGCCTGTCTCTCGCCCTGCAGCAGGTAGCCCCCAGCGTCCCGGCGCGCCCACGCGCCCCGCAGGCGGTGGACGTCCCCAATTGGTCAGCCGACCCCAAGGTGGTCAAGGTGGTGCCCGTCCCGCCACACCCTCCGGCCGTCCGGCCCTGAGCCAACGCCCCGGGATGCCGACGCGCCCTGGCGCACCCGCCCCGACCCGCATGGGACAAGGCGGCAAGCCCGCGAAGCCCACCCGTCCTCAGGTGGAGCTAGTCGGCAAGCCCATTCGTCGCGATGTTGGCGGCCCCGCCGGCGGCGGGAACCGTCCTGCCCCCCCGACCCGTCCTGGCATGCCCGGGATGCGCAAGCCGGTGGCCCCTGGCGAGCTCATGCAGCTCCATAAGCCTGGTGCCCGTCCCAGCGCGCCGCCCCCGCGCCGTCCCGGTGCCCCCGCCGGTGCCCCGGGTGCGGGCGCCGGTGACGCCAACCGTCCTTCAGCAACACCCCCCTCGGCGCCCCGTCGCCCCAATTTCCGCGCCCCGATGCCCCCGGGTGGTGGACGCCCTCGCCGCCCCGACTGGGACGACAGCGCCCGCCTGGATGCACTGCGCAGCCGCTCGCCCCAGAAGCAGCGCCAGCGCGTTCACATCATTGGCGAAAACGACGATTCCCTGGCGGCACAAACCGGTGGCTACGCCGGCGACACCGATGCGGTGGTGCTGCAGGCTTCCCTGGCGCGTCCGGCGAAGCCCCGCAGCGCCGGCTCGGCTCAACCCAAGCCGACCGTTGTCGCTCGCAAGCGCCGCAAGGAAACCGCCCGTCAGCGTCAGCGCCGCCGCGCCATGGAGCTGCGCGCCGCACGGGAAGCCAAGCAACAGCGGCCCGAAATGCTCGTGGTGCCGGAAGGCAACCTCACGGTGCAGGAGCTCGCGGACAAGCTGGGCGTCGAGAGCTCCGAGATCATCAAGAGCCTCTTCTTCAAGGGCATCATCGCCACGGTGACCCAGACCCTCGATCTCCCCGCGATCGAGACGGTGTCCAAGGAATTCGGCGTGCCGGTGCTCGAAGACGACGTCGAGGAAGCGGCCGCGAAAACGGTCGAGATGATCGAAGAGAGCGACCTGGCTCACCTGATCCGTCGCCCACCCGTGGTCACCGTCATGGGCCACGTCGACCACGGCAAAACCAGCCTGCTGGACTCGATCCGCAAAACCCGGGTCACCGCCGGCGAAGCCGGTGGCATCACCCAGCACATTGGTGCTTATCAGGTCGAAGTGCCCCACGCCGGGGAACAGCGGAAGATCACCTTCCTCGACACTCCCGGCCACGAGGCATTCACTGCCATGCGGGCCCGCGGCACCAAGGTGACCGACGTGGCCGTGCTGGTGGTTGCCGCCGATGACGGCGTCCGTCCCCAAACCCTGGAAGCCATCAGCCACGCCCGGGCGGCCAAGGTGCCGATCGTGGTGGCGATCAACAAGATCGACAAGGAAGGCGCCTCTCCCGATCGCGTCAAGCAGGAGCTCTCTTCCCACGAGCTCGTCGCCGAGGACTGGGGTGGCAACACCGTGATGGTTCCGGTGAGCGCCATCAAGGGCGAGAACATCGACAAGCTGCTGGAGATGATCCTGCTGGTCACCGAAGTGGAAGACCTGCAGGCCAACCCCGATCGCATGGCCCGCGGCACCGTGATCGAGGCTCACCTCGACAAGGCGAAGGGCCCTGTGGCGACCCTGTTGATCCAGAACGGAACCCTGCGCACCGGCGACGTGCTGGCCGCTGGCCCGATCCTGGGCAAGGTTCGCGCCATGGTCGATGACAACGGCAAGCGCGTCAAAGAGGCCGGCCCCTCCTACGCCGTGGAAGCCCTGGGCTTCAGCGAAGTACCCACGGCCGGTGATGAGTTCGAGGTCTACACCGACGAAAAAACAGCCCGTGCTGTCGTCGGCGACCGCGCCACCGAAGCCCGTGCGACCCGCCTGGCCCAACAAATGGCCTCCCGCCGGGTGTCCCTGGCCTCCATGTCTGGCCAGGCCAGCGAAGGCGAACTCAAGGAACTCAACCTCATCCTCAAGGCCGACGTTCAAGGTTCCGTCGAGGCCATCCTCGGCTCCTTGGAACAACTGCCTCAAGAAGAGGTTCAGGTCCGTGTTCTGCTCTCCGCACCGGGCGAAGTCACCGAGACCGACGTCGACCTGGCCGCCGCTTCCGGTGCTGTGATCGTCGGCTTCAACACCTCAATGGCGCCTGGCGCGAAGCGTGCCGCCGATGCCACCGGCGTGGATGTGCGCGATTACGACGTCATCTACAAACTGCTTGAGGACATTCAGATGGCCATGGAAGGCCTGCTGGAGCCCGAGCTGGTGGAAGAGCCCCTCGGCGAAGCCGAAGTGCGCGCGATCTTCACGATCGGCAAGAGCGCCGTGGCCGGCTGCTACGTCACCAACGGCAAACTGCAGCGCAACTGCAAGGTGCGGGTCTGGCGTGGCAAGGAGAAGGTGTTCGAGGGCGACCTCGACTCCCTGCGCCGCGCCAAGGACGATGTCAAGGAAGTCGCCACCGGCTTCGAATGCGGCATCGGCTGTGATCGTTTTGCCAACTGGGCGGAAGGCGATCGGGTGGAAGCGTTCAAACTGGTCACTCAGCGACGCACCCTCAGCAACTGA
- the nusA gene encoding transcription termination factor NusA, producing MALVLLPGLSNLIEDISEEKKLPPAVVEAALREALLKGYERYRRTLYLGISEDPFEEDYFSNFDVALDLDEEGYRVLASKIIVEEVESEDHQIALAEVMQVAEDAQAGDTVVLDVTPEKEDFGRMAAATTKQVLAQKLRDQQRRMIQEEFADLEDPVLTARVIRFERQSVIMAVSSGLGRPEVEAELPRRDQLPNDNYRANATFKVFLKEVSEIPRRGPQLFVSRSNAGLVVYLFENEVPEIQEGSVRIVAVAREANPPSRSVGPRTKVAVDSVEREVDPVGACIGARGSRIQQVVNELRGEKIDVIRWSHDPGQYIANSLSPARVEAVRLVDPEGQHAHVLVPPDQLSLAIGREGQNVRLAARLTGWKIDIKNSTEYDQTSEDEKVAELIAMRQEEEALQAEAEARMEAEHALRAEEDARLRELYPLPEDEEEYGEQANYDEAAYEQEPVAEAEATEEANADVAEEAVEEAVEEGSDEEGAR from the coding sequence ATGGCACTGGTCCTGCTCCCCGGTCTCTCCAACCTGATCGAGGACATCAGCGAAGAGAAAAAGCTGCCCCCTGCGGTGGTGGAAGCGGCTCTGCGTGAAGCCCTGCTGAAGGGTTACGAGCGTTATCGGCGCACCCTCTACCTGGGGATCAGCGAAGACCCCTTCGAGGAGGACTACTTCTCCAACTTCGATGTCGCCCTGGATCTCGATGAGGAGGGCTATCGGGTGCTGGCCTCCAAGATCATCGTGGAGGAAGTCGAGAGCGAAGACCACCAGATCGCCCTGGCCGAGGTGATGCAGGTGGCTGAAGACGCCCAGGCCGGCGACACGGTGGTGCTGGACGTCACCCCTGAAAAAGAAGACTTCGGTCGGATGGCAGCCGCCACGACCAAGCAGGTTCTCGCCCAGAAGCTGCGGGACCAACAGCGGCGCATGATCCAGGAGGAATTTGCCGACCTCGAGGATCCCGTCCTGACCGCTCGCGTGATCCGCTTCGAGCGTCAGAGCGTGATCATGGCCGTGAGCAGCGGCCTCGGCCGCCCCGAGGTGGAGGCCGAACTCCCCCGCCGCGACCAACTGCCCAATGACAACTACCGGGCCAACGCCACCTTCAAGGTCTTCCTGAAGGAAGTCAGCGAAATCCCCCGCCGCGGTCCCCAGCTGTTTGTCAGCCGCTCCAACGCCGGTCTGGTGGTCTACCTCTTCGAAAACGAGGTCCCCGAGATCCAGGAGGGGTCAGTCCGCATCGTTGCCGTCGCCCGTGAAGCTAACCCGCCGTCGCGCTCGGTGGGTCCCCGCACCAAGGTGGCCGTCGACAGCGTCGAGCGTGAGGTGGACCCGGTGGGCGCCTGCATCGGTGCCCGCGGCTCCCGCATTCAGCAGGTCGTCAACGAGCTGCGGGGCGAAAAAATCGACGTCATCCGCTGGTCCCACGACCCCGGTCAGTACATCGCCAACTCCCTCAGCCCTGCCCGTGTTGAAGCGGTGCGGCTCGTGGATCCGGAGGGGCAGCACGCCCACGTGCTGGTTCCGCCCGATCAACTCAGCCTGGCCATCGGCCGCGAAGGTCAAAACGTGCGCCTTGCCGCTCGCTTGACCGGCTGGAAGATCGACATCAAAAACAGCACCGAGTACGACCAGACGTCCGAGGACGAGAAGGTCGCTGAGCTGATCGCGATGCGCCAAGAAGAGGAAGCGCTCCAGGCCGAAGCCGAAGCCCGGATGGAGGCGGAGCACGCCCTGCGCGCTGAGGAAGATGCCCGTCTGCGCGAGCTCTATCCCCTGCCCGAGGACGAGGAGGAGTACGGCGAGCAGGCCAACTACGACGAGGCGGCCTACGAGCAAGAGCCCGTCGCAGAAGCCGAGGCCACCGAAGAAGCCAACGCCGACGTCGCTGAAGAAGCCGTCGAAGAGGCTGTTGAAGAGGGCAGCGACGAGGAAGGAGCCCGGTGA
- a CDS encoding trypsin-like peptidase domain-containing protein, producing MTRIVVRLLLALALVLLAWLPAAPVRAEFGGTSNHSFVSAAVKRVGPAVVRIDTERTVPRLGLDPSFSDPLLREMFGDQIPNSRERGQGSGIVIDGQGMVLTNAHVVDGAERVEVTLASGEELEGSVLGIDPVTDLAVVRIAKTPGLKAAPLGDSSALDVGDWAIALGTPYGLERTVTLGIVSSLHRNITSLGFSDKRLELIQTDAAINPGNSGGPLINASGEVIGINTLVRSGPGAGLGFAIPINLAKGVAAQLSQGDSVVHPYLGLQLVPLNPRLARDNNADPNALLQLPERDGALVQRVIPDSPADRAGLRRGDLLVQAAEQQVSDPGELLRLVEASKIGDDLPIRVLRGDEQIDLAIRPEALPHS from the coding sequence TTGACGCGGATCGTGGTGCGCTTGCTGCTGGCCCTGGCGCTCGTTCTTTTGGCGTGGCTGCCGGCGGCTCCGGTCCGGGCTGAGTTCGGCGGGACCTCGAACCACAGCTTCGTCTCGGCGGCCGTGAAGCGGGTGGGTCCTGCGGTCGTGCGGATCGATACCGAGAGAACCGTTCCCCGCCTTGGGCTGGATCCCTCCTTTAGTGACCCCCTGCTGCGGGAAATGTTTGGTGATCAGATCCCGAATAGCCGCGAACGCGGCCAGGGCTCCGGGATCGTGATCGATGGCCAGGGCATGGTCCTGACCAATGCCCACGTGGTCGATGGTGCCGAACGGGTTGAGGTGACCCTGGCCAGCGGAGAAGAACTCGAGGGCTCGGTGCTGGGCATTGACCCCGTGACCGATCTGGCGGTGGTCCGGATCGCGAAGACTCCTGGCCTGAAGGCGGCTCCCCTCGGCGATTCCAGTGCGCTGGACGTCGGGGATTGGGCGATCGCCTTGGGGACGCCCTACGGCCTCGAGCGGACCGTCACCCTGGGCATCGTCAGCAGCCTGCACCGCAACATCACCAGCCTGGGCTTTTCCGATAAACGCCTGGAGTTGATTCAGACCGATGCGGCGATTAACCCGGGCAATTCTGGAGGGCCCCTCATCAATGCCAGCGGCGAGGTCATTGGCATCAACACCCTGGTGCGTTCAGGCCCTGGGGCCGGACTGGGCTTTGCAATCCCGATCAACTTGGCGAAGGGCGTCGCGGCCCAACTGAGCCAAGGGGACTCCGTGGTGCATCCCTACTTGGGCCTGCAGCTGGTTCCCTTGAACCCGCGCTTAGCCCGCGACAACAACGCGGACCCGAATGCGTTGTTGCAGCTTCCTGAGCGAGATGGGGCGCTGGTGCAACGGGTGATTCCTGATAGTCCCGCTGACAGGGCCGGCCTACGGCGCGGAGACCTGCTGGTTCAGGCGGCGGAACAACAGGTCAGTGACCCTGGGGAGCTCTTGCGCCTGGTGGAGGCCTCCAAGATTGGTGATGACCTGCCGATCCGTGTGTTGCGGGGTGACGAACAGATTGATCTCGCGATCCGTCCTGAGGCGCTGCCGCATTCCTGA
- a CDS encoding low-complexity tail membrane protein: MNPARREPLLWLQLLGLAALPLEILLLFLLFAGADPGPFPGFERLLTWAIGALGSAVLFWRLPPDLWSLLILQVPLRGRRPEQFRLSALQTALPLKVLIALGAALLLPLTWWADSHAGMAWAWSPLSSSPRLVVLLLCIPVLVLIQWQWAQVIQAIWMLTRPAALVDQTLPLTQVQAAEQRLNAGLPLLLLAPLAFAEPSAPVAPAPQEEQQQPETVASEPEQTASPAETETVAEESPEPAAEPLQAKPEAVEENEAHAASAEAVVSDDVEASPEEAEVSDPEPEADAEPEAEEVSSEVIAQDDSAPDETTAEAPQDESEDASVVDAGGAVAPEEKPEEG; this comes from the coding sequence GTGAATCCGGCAAGACGCGAACCCCTCCTGTGGCTCCAGCTACTCGGGCTCGCGGCCTTGCCGCTGGAGATCCTGCTGTTGTTCCTGCTCTTTGCAGGAGCAGACCCTGGCCCCTTCCCGGGTTTCGAACGCCTCCTCACCTGGGCGATCGGCGCCCTGGGCAGTGCCGTTTTGTTCTGGAGACTGCCGCCTGACCTCTGGTCCTTGCTGATCCTGCAGGTACCCCTGCGCGGTCGACGTCCGGAGCAGTTTCGTCTGAGCGCACTGCAGACCGCACTGCCCCTGAAGGTTCTCATTGCCCTGGGTGCTGCACTACTTCTGCCTTTGACCTGGTGGGCCGACAGCCATGCCGGGATGGCCTGGGCCTGGTCTCCCCTCTCGAGCAGTCCACGGTTGGTGGTGCTCCTGCTCTGCATCCCCGTCTTAGTACTGATCCAGTGGCAATGGGCCCAGGTGATCCAGGCGATCTGGATGCTCACCCGGCCCGCCGCTCTGGTGGATCAAACCCTGCCCCTGACCCAAGTCCAGGCAGCCGAGCAACGCCTCAACGCTGGGCTTCCGCTCTTGCTGCTGGCCCCGCTGGCCTTTGCGGAACCCTCGGCGCCCGTCGCTCCAGCACCGCAAGAGGAACAGCAGCAACCCGAGACTGTTGCCTCAGAACCGGAGCAGACCGCCTCCCCGGCTGAGACGGAGACCGTCGCCGAGGAATCTCCTGAACCCGCTGCCGAGCCTCTGCAGGCTAAGCCTGAAGCCGTTGAGGAAAACGAAGCCCACGCGGCCAGCGCCGAAGCCGTTGTCTCAGACGACGTCGAGGCATCGCCAGAGGAAGCCGAAGTCTCTGACCCAGAACCAGAAGCCGACGCAGAGCCCGAGGCTGAAGAGGTCAGTTCCGAGGTGATCGCCCAAGACGACTCAGCCCCGGACGAGACCACGGCCGAAGCACCTCAGGACGAGAGCGAAGACGCGTCAGTCGTCGACGCTGGGGGAGCGGTCGCGCCAGAGGAGAAGCCCGAAGAGGGCTAG
- a CDS encoding nucleoside deaminase yields MQRLVDAARTEAERGWSEGGIPIGAVLAQEDGTIVARGHNQRVQNGDPTSHGETQCIRNAGRRRDWRELTLVTTLSPCPMCAGTAVLLGFRRIVIGERTTFQGAEAWLEQAGIEVNCLDDPGCEQLMRTMQEQKPELWAEDIGC; encoded by the coding sequence ATGCAACGTCTTGTCGATGCGGCCCGCACCGAAGCCGAACGGGGCTGGAGTGAAGGGGGCATTCCGATTGGCGCCGTCCTGGCCCAAGAGGATGGAACGATCGTGGCCCGGGGGCACAACCAACGGGTCCAAAACGGTGATCCCACGAGCCACGGCGAAACCCAGTGCATCCGCAACGCCGGCCGTCGCCGGGACTGGCGTGAGCTGACCCTGGTCACCACCCTCTCGCCCTGTCCGATGTGCGCGGGCACCGCCGTTTTGCTGGGCTTTCGGCGGATCGTCATCGGCGAACGCACGACCTTTCAAGGGGCTGAGGCCTGGCTCGAACAGGCCGGCATCGAGGTGAACTGCCTCGATGATCCAGGCTGCGAGCAGTTGATGCGCACCATGCAAGAGCAGAAGCCTGAGCTCTGGGCCGAAGACATCGGCTGCTGA
- a CDS encoding metallophosphoesterase translates to MPGLLQFSDPHLLADPDGLCRGRPSMATLVYGLRQALTQINRRPDLLLITGDLCQDESWGGYRRLLDALDQVEALRQVPLALTPGNHDHQALLRAALGRRAVIAPAALDVGGWTLLVLSSHRSGCVAGFLDPRQLDWLEGQLRAARQPVVVALHHPPLAIGDPGLDPIALQEPDPFLGCLRRSPALKAVLFGHVHQHWQGELQRTGGGPPISLWACPSSLAAFAAVQPCPLEHSDWPGARWLDLQESGAVVSTLLRWSPLESA, encoded by the coding sequence GTGCCTGGCCTCCTTCAGTTCAGTGATCCCCACCTCTTGGCGGATCCCGATGGCCTCTGCCGGGGTCGCCCCTCGATGGCCACCCTCGTCTATGGCCTTCGGCAGGCCCTGACGCAGATCAATCGGCGACCGGATCTCCTCTTGATCACCGGTGACCTCTGCCAGGACGAGAGCTGGGGTGGCTACCGGCGTCTGCTGGACGCGCTGGATCAGGTGGAGGCGCTTCGGCAAGTCCCCCTGGCCTTGACCCCCGGCAACCATGACCACCAAGCCTTGCTGCGTGCGGCCTTGGGGCGGCGGGCGGTGATTGCTCCGGCGGCCCTGGATGTTGGTGGGTGGACCCTGCTCGTGCTCTCCAGTCACCGCAGCGGTTGTGTTGCGGGTTTCCTCGATCCGCGGCAGTTGGATTGGCTCGAAGGGCAGCTGCGGGCGGCCCGTCAGCCCGTGGTTGTGGCCCTTCACCACCCCCCTCTGGCCATCGGTGACCCCGGCTTGGATCCCATCGCCCTGCAGGAGCCAGACCCCTTTCTGGGATGCCTGCGGCGCAGCCCAGCGCTGAAGGCCGTTCTGTTCGGCCACGTCCATCAGCACTGGCAGGGCGAGCTGCAGCGCACCGGTGGAGGCCCCCCGATCTCTCTCTGGGCCTGCCCCTCCTCGTTGGCCGCGTTCGCGGCGGTTCAGCCCTGCCCCCTTGAGCACTCGGATTGGCCCGGAGCCCGTTGGCTCGACCTGCAGGAGTCCGGAGCGGTGGTCTCCACCCTGCTGCGCTGGTCCCCCCTGGAATCTGCCTAG